A genomic window from Deltaproteobacteria bacterium includes:
- a CDS encoding sulfite exporter TauE/SafE family protein produces the protein MTKSKYLPYIIVTIVYGLWLILLPYFREDFLGRFYYMPFLGIIAATVANITPAAAGIVYFPILTRLQINPLTAVQFNLIIQAYGMGLGTFKWYLVNKKLFMTNVIPICLFGGIIGIIISIIFVPIDNPQLLTLTFNFIAFLFTQVIFFSILFRRKYPNLKIDLTIYNIMILFAFSLLGGLISGWIGFGIDTMFYFILTFIFKINPAVAIVTSISLMAALSVTGTLLNIIVNQVPLSLWYSAVPGVTIAGLFLAAYFAVKIGPKNILILFTFLLSIDFFMTFWTQQTIPMSQTVRMVLTYIIIVYLLIIHVKIFKQGYKEIGVELGGFKPD, from the coding sequence ATGACAAAAAGCAAATATCTGCCATATATAATAGTCACTATAGTTTACGGACTATGGTTGATTCTTCTTCCTTATTTCCGTGAAGACTTTCTCGGGCGATTCTATTATATGCCTTTTCTTGGAATAATTGCCGCGACAGTAGCCAACATAACACCGGCCGCAGCAGGAATAGTCTATTTTCCCATATTGACCCGATTACAGATAAATCCCCTAACAGCAGTTCAGTTCAATCTGATCATTCAGGCTTACGGTATGGGTCTCGGAACGTTCAAATGGTATCTTGTCAATAAAAAACTTTTTATGACGAATGTAATTCCTATATGTTTGTTCGGCGGTATTATAGGTATAATAATCAGCATTATTTTTGTTCCGATTGACAATCCGCAATTATTGACTCTGACATTCAATTTTATCGCTTTTTTATTTACTCAGGTTATTTTTTTCTCAATTCTTTTCAGACGCAAATACCCGAATCTTAAAATTGATTTAACCATCTATAATATAATGATACTTTTTGCCTTCTCATTATTAGGCGGACTTATTTCCGGCTGGATCGGCTTCGGCATTGACACAATGTTTTATTTTATTTTGACCTTTATTTTTAAGATTAATCCCGCTGTGGCAATTGTCACAAGTATTTCTCTTATGGCTGCCCTGTCTGTTACGGGAACACTGTTGAATATAATTGTTAATCAAGTCCCTCTTTCTTTATGGTATTCGGCTGTGCCGGGAGTGACAATCGCCGGATTATTTCTTGCAGCATATTTTGCTGTTAAAATCGGTCCAAAGAACATCCTTATATTATTCACCTTTCTTCTGAGCATCGATTTTTTTATGACCTTTTGGACCCAGCAAACAATACCGATGAGCCAGACGGTCAGGATGGTTTTAACCTATATTATTATTGTATATCTACTTATAATCCATGTAAAAATCTTTAAACAAGGTTATAAAGAAATCGGCGTGGAATTGGGAGGATTCAAGCCAGATTAG
- a CDS encoding MaoC family dehydratase N-terminal domain-containing protein — MARRYFEDITDEEPLHCQKLIITRDDIIEFAKRFDPQPFHTDENAAKESVFGGLVASSLHTLSACTRVVVEAQGDVAILTGVGMDEAKMFNPVRPDDILSVEAWWADLKRSQSKRDLGFAGIRCKVTNQNGEPVIEYGYRYVVACRNSA, encoded by the coding sequence ATGGCAAGGAGATATTTTGAAGATATCACTGACGAGGAGCCCCTCCATTGCCAAAAGCTTATTATTACCCGTGACGACATCATTGAATTCGCCAAGAGATTCGATCCACAGCCATTTCATACTGATGAGAATGCAGCAAAGGAATCCGTTTTCGGCGGTCTTGTTGCCTCCTCGCTCCACACTCTTTCCGCCTGTACTCGCGTGGTTGTGGAAGCACAGGGTGACGTAGCAATTTTAACTGGGGTTGGTATGGATGAGGCCAAAATGTTCAATCCAGTGAGGCCAGATGACATCCTTTCTGTCGAAGCTTGGTGGGCTGATCTCAAACGATCTCAAAGCAAACGGGATTTAGGATTCGCTGGGATTAGATGCAAGGTTACCAATCAGAACGGGGAACCAGTAATTGAGTATGGCTATCGATATGTAGTTGCTTGCCGAAACTCAGCTTAA
- a CDS encoding transposase: protein MKKAGLFDEVPSEVWEKDWVAHSEPVGYGEKAVKYLARYVFRVANTNNRLKRL, encoded by the coding sequence CTGAAAAAGGCCGGACTCTTTGATGAAGTTCCTTCCGAGGTATGGGAAAAAGATTGGGTGGCGCATTCCGAACCGGTCGGTTATGGCGAAAAAGCAGTGAAATACCTCGCCCGGTATGTCTTTCGTGTTGCCAACACCAATAACCGGCTGAAGCGGTTATAA
- a CDS encoding MarC family protein encodes MEIFEDFIAILVTLIIIMDPLGNLPFFLLFTKRNTHAERIKIAGIAAASACAILIFFSTTGDAVLRFFGIGLPAFQITGGFILFVYSLQMLRLIPASMKSTDEEEQEGISKENVALVPLATPLLAGPGAITAVLVWQETADDPLSTPLLSAAIVIACLVLYLVFYLGERIYKILGVGGIRVIARLMGLLLAVIAVQFIVDGIRHIYTNNI; translated from the coding sequence ATGGAGATATTTGAGGATTTCATAGCCATTCTTGTTACACTCATCATCATTATGGACCCTTTGGGAAATCTACCGTTCTTTCTACTCTTCACAAAACGCAATACGCACGCGGAACGGATCAAAATAGCGGGCATTGCCGCTGCATCCGCCTGTGCAATTCTCATCTTCTTCAGCACAACGGGAGATGCCGTTTTGCGCTTCTTCGGAATTGGCCTTCCGGCTTTTCAAATAACAGGTGGCTTTATTCTCTTTGTTTATTCCCTACAAATGCTTCGTTTGATTCCAGCAAGCATGAAGTCCACAGACGAAGAGGAGCAGGAAGGGATATCCAAGGAAAACGTAGCGTTGGTACCACTCGCGACCCCGCTGCTTGCAGGCCCCGGCGCAATAACTGCTGTTCTGGTGTGGCAGGAAACTGCCGACGACCCTCTCAGCACGCCTCTGTTGTCCGCAGCAATCGTAATTGCGTGCCTCGTTCTCTATCTAGTTTTTTACTTAGGAGAAAGGATTTACAAAATCCTTGGAGTTGGTGGCATTAGAGTAATTGCACGCCTCATGGGCTTACTTCTTGCCGTGATCGCAGTACAGTTCATAGTCGACGGTATTCGGCATATATATACAAATAATATATAG